Part of the Leishmania infantum JPCM5 genome chromosome 7 genome, GGATCACGGatgaacacacacacacacacacacacacacgtggaggaggcagacGATGCCCGGGCCGAAGACGAGACATGGGATTGTTCGTGCGCGGTACCACATACGTGCGCCCATGAATAGCACTGGAAGTCTCTCctgctcccccctccttcccctcttttttttttatgccTTTGTGCAGGCCAcacatgtgcgcgcgcagtgTTGAAGCCCTGCcggccctccctctccctccccaccacaTCTTTCATCCCCTTCACGGCGTTTGCCGAACAATGAAGCTTTACGCGAGTAGAGTGCGTGCGCTCGTTTCTGacaaggggggagggaggagcttgatcagctgcgcctcccaactgcacgaggaggcggccacCACCCACACGGAGAGACGTTTATGCTTTACACATCACAGCTCTTCCGCACCAGGGGGCACACCACCCATgctcgggggggggggcgggctCGCCGCCCTCTACGGGAGCAGACACCGCTGTCATGGGCCAAGAAATGGCTCAGATCAAGAGGAACATGAAAGGAGCCGCCAAGCGCTTGTGCCGCCACAGAGGTCTACCGCGAAGACACAGCAACAACGGCAGTCCAAGCGGAACCGGGCGGACCGCAATGGAGGACAACGCtagcggcaacggcagcctcCTGTTCCAGCGCGGCGACCTGCCGCGGCACCTCGGTGCAAAGGCCGGATGCTCCACACGGAGGGCTAACTGCATTGGGGGCGGTGCCAAGCGAACGGGGGAGCGCAGGAGAGGGTCACGGCACGGGGTGGCTGCAgggctgctggcggcggcggtgcgggggtggggcgcgCCCGCGATAGCCGCAACGTCACCTGGGCGGTGGCAACCCTTCCTCGATATTCTTTTTTCCCTTCAGCGCTGGCCGCTGGACGGGCGGCCTTCAAGTACCGCTATGAAGAGTCGCTGCATGGATTCTACACCGGTGCTGGACCATGCACCGCTAAACATCCACTGCCCCCACGCACCGCCATCTTTTACGAAACTGACAGCCATCGGCTATGCAGTGGGCGACGggcaacgcacacacgcaaacacgaGTCCAATCAAAATGCAGAGCTGGCAACGCCCCCTATTGGTGGGTACAACtgctgggggggggtggggcgcgGTCCGGGCCTTCGCCGCGCGCCCACGTAACGGATGGGCGCTGCCAGCCGGGTGCGTCCGCGATCTGTGGGCTTCAcgccctcttcgcctcctccccccgcgTCGCGCGGCTCCCCGGCGTTTGCGctctcggtgcgtgtgtgtgtgcggggcggggggcgCTGTCTCCGGGCCGTCTTTTTGGCGTGCTTCGCCGCCCACGCCGGGGGCTACCCCGTTTCCATGCCGAGGGCAGGCGCCCCCCCCTACCCCCGCCTGGCCGATGAGCTGAGCGCTGCGTTCCCCCCCTTCCCGTGGGTTCGGGAAAATCATCCGTGACAGGATTCGAACCTGCAACCCTCTGATCCGTAGTCAGATGCTCTTCCATTGAGCCACACGGACTTCGTGCTACTTTGTAGCATGAAGACAAAGACTGACACGGCCCTTGCCTTTCCACCGCCTCTTTTTCTAAGCTCTCCgcgcaggggggaggggggcaaaCACATCACTCACTAAGCAAAGCGTCGGGCAAATACACTCAAGTGCTTCACGTCAGCACAAATAGGAGTGAAAAGCAGCACTAAACACATGTGCACTCAACAATGCACTTTGACCGCCCTTTGCCGCAAAAGACGGAAAAAGCCCCGAGTGAGCGTGTGAAGCGCGCTCCGGCAAACTGCGAACATAGAGAAAAGCAAGAAAGAGTTGCATACGCATTTTTTCAGAATCAAAAAAAGCAAGCCTAAAGTGCTGCCCCGCCATCCTTTCCCCGATGCCCTGTCACActcatttcttttttttgcctttttctCTGGCTTCTAATGAACTTTTAGGCACGCGCGCCTACCTTCGAAATGTCTCTCACCATGCAGAGTAGCCCACGCTACAATTTCTTTTTATCCGGTATCGCGAGGCACATAAGTAGCGATGCAGTAGAAAACTACTTCCGAGATTACGGAAGTGGCGTCCGTCTGCAACTCAAGCGCGACAAAGACGGGTTGTCTCTTGGCTACGGCTGGCTAACATTTGAGAGTGTGGATGTCGACCGCGTTgtcgcctcgcagcacgAGCTAGGTGGGTCACCGGTAATGCTCAGGTATAAGCCGGGTAAAGAATCGCCGAAATCCCaacctgctgctcctcccccgccgccaccaccatcacaaCCGATCAACGCCCCAACACAGCAAGGAAGGCCACAGGAATACTCACAGCAACATAAAAGATATAGGGAAGAAACTCTCAGACCACAGGTGCACACTGCTTCTCAAACCGCGCAAATCCAAAAGGAAATTATGCCGCCCGAGCCGCAAACACTCCCTGCACCACAATCACTGCGGAAAGAGGAACGGAAGCCGGAGACGGAACCCTCTCCTACACCGATGCCGCAGACTGTACctttgcagcagcagttctCGTCCTCTCCGAAAGAGCCCGCTGCACAACCGGTCTTTGTTTGCATTCCACTGAGTATTTGTCCCGGTGCATTTTTGCACGATCCACGGGTTTTCTGCTGCACGCTGGATCCCTTGCAGGTAGGTAAGCTCAGTATACTAGCGACACCAACGCCACACGCCGCCTTACCGAATCATCACGCTGAGCAAGCAGCGTGCGTCGTACCAGGTAttcctcagcagcagcattcCACTTACGCAAGTGTAAAAAGTAAATACACATCACCACAGACCCCTTTatcgatgccgccgccatctTCAGGCCCAGcatcgtcaccaccaccaccgcctggaccaccacctccacatCTAACTGCACCCTTTCGCGAAACAgttccaccaccaccgggaccaccacctccgccaccgcctcctggACCACCTCCTACCAAAAATTGCTCGTCCGGAACTCCTCTTCGATTTCCTCCACCACCAGGCCCACCTCCGCGGCGTTACTGATGAGCTGTTtgctcttttcgttttgcaAGTCTTTTTTGCCGTGTATCGCAGCCGCCTCAGGTAATTCCCGTAAGAAAGGGCTGATAAAGCCTTTTCAATAATGCTTATGTGGAAAGAGGACGAATTCAAATTACAACCAGCAGCTTTTGCTCCGAATCGCGAAGGGAAAATGCGGGATAAGGAGCCAACGGATTTCTTACCGGTGTTTTACATGCAGCACGGTCCTTGTGCATGTTGCGCACTGTAGAGCAATGATCTGCTTTTGGCATTGTGCCAGGTAGGCAAGATGAGTCAAACTGCAGTGCTGATTGTGGATAAAATTGCACCAACTACCAAGCCTTCGAAAACTAGGCGATTAGCCCAAGCAGCGTTATTTGTGCTTCGCATGTGTTATGTGTGTGAGGCaccgaaaaaagaaaatatAAAGTACATATGATTTTTGGGTCTTTTCTCAGTAGTGCGCAGCCTCCTCGTATGCTTGCTATAATAGAGGAAAAATAAGCGATGCGACTCGATCCCTCGACTCGGGTCTCTCAGCAAGCACCTTTAGGTCTCTGTGCCATCATTTTTGTGAAGAGCAAAATCAACTTCCTTACTTTTCACTCTTGCTCGCTTCAATTTGGCTTTTTCTTTCATTCGGGATTTTTCATTGTTTTGTTATAGGAAGGGCATCAACTATATTCAAACTGCAGCTTACCTCATTCCTTAGCCTTTTACCCTACTACTACTACTGCCAGCTTCGTTTATTTTCGTCATATCTTTGCTCTGAATAATAATaacaatatatatatatatataatatCTTTATATGTATATCAACGGTGCTGAATCGGAAGGAGCATTGCCGTGCTGTTTTTGAAGTGCTACAATGGAGCTCGAGCAAACGGCAACATCAAACCCACATGCTATTTTCACTAGCATGTTTTTCAATCAGTTAAAGCGTATTATCGACTCTGAGTTTCCTCTGCGCCATGACCCCGTGAAGAGCCCACTCACTTACGGAACGGCAGGATTTCGTTTTAAAGCTGAGCTTCTTCCACCAGTGGCAGCCCGTGTTTCCATGATAGCCGCACTTCGATCCGTGTACTGCCAAGGAAagcgagcagcagaaggTTACAGTGTACCCTGCACGGTGGGTATAATGATCACGGCATCTCATAATCCGTACGTGGACAACGGATTCAAAATTATCGATGTTGACGGAGGAATGCTTGCAGAGTCCTGGGAGAAGTggtgcacacgcgctgcaAATGCCTCGTCAGGAAGCGACCTGGAGAGAGTCATGATGGACTGCTTGGCGCATGATCCTAGAGTGTTTCAGCCGAAACAATACTCGTATTGCCAGGTGCACTTTTCCAGAGACACCAGACCGAGCGGCGAAGAAATCGTGAACGCAGGGTTGAGAACACTGCATCTTTTACGGAACACCACCGCAAGATCTTACCCGCCTGTTTCGACGCCTTGCATGCACTTCGCGATCGCAAAAGCCAACGAGCTCGGCTTGGCGGATGAGTCTCTGTCTCCATCTTATTATAACGAGCTTTTAGCTGGTTTCGAGGAGATGTATCGCTTTGCAAGCCCGGGCTCGCAGTCAAGTGAGAAACAAGGCAATCCCCAGCAACTCGTTGTTGACTGCGCCAACGGTATCGGCTCCCTGACGGTGAAGGAGCTCATTAACGCTTCCAGACAGCAATCCGACTTCGTAGCGTTAGCTACCTTTTTCGAGTTGCACCAGGTAGACTGCAACTGCCAGGATGAAACGGTGCTGAACAGCAAATGTGGAGCCGACTATGCAAAACAGCACGCAACGCCGTCTGCCGCAATGTCAGCGTGGCCAAGCACCTGCCCGCCAGGTGTGAATCCTATTGCCACACACTTTTACTccctcgacggcgacgcggacCGCGTTGTCGCATTTCTCTACGACCCAAAGCGGGATTCCAAATGGGTTCTGCTGGACGGTGATCGAATGTCCATCCTTTACGCAATGCTGTTGCATAAGTGGCTTGGTGAAGAGCAGATGAGGGCTTTGGATGTGGCTGTTGTGCAGACAGCCTATGCAAACGGCGCATCAACAGAGTTTCTCGAGAAGCAGCTCCACATGCAGGTGCATACCTCCGCCACTGGCGTCAAAAACCTTCACCCGattgcgcacgcgcacgacgTGGGAATCTACTTTGAGGCAAACGGCCACGGTACAGTGTTGTTATCTGAAAAGGTGCTCACAGGGGCTGCTTCGACCGGACCTGAAAAGGCTGCGCTGTTCGCCGCGATGAGGCGTCTGATGTCCCAGTACTGCGGCGATGCGATCGCTGACATGTTAATGTGTGAAGTTGCGCTGAAAGCTCTGAATCTTACATTTCAGGACTGGGCGGACTTGTACGCTGATCGTCCTTGCAAGCAGATCAAGGTCACTGTTGCACATCGTGGTCGAATTACGAACACCCCTGATGAGCGTCGGGCATTGTCGCCTGCCGGCATGCAGGATGAAATTGATGCCGCGGTCTCTCTGGCTTTGTCTCGttgcgaggcggcgcgagcTTTTGTCCGTCCTAGCGGTACGGAGCCGGTTGTGCGTGTTTATGCGGAGGCCACTGACCCGTCAGTGTGCGAGTCTCTCTCCGCAGAGGTCGCCAAGATTGTTGAAGCATACTGCAGCTGAAAGGTATGAGCAGTCAAGCTGTTTTCGGTGGTACGGCGTTGTTTtactttttttctttctcttggGGTGAGGAAATGACGGCTCACGAACGCAAAGAAGGGGTTCTCCCTTCGACGCACTTTTCACACGAAATTTTTTATTGTTGTTTCTCTTGCAGAACGAAAGCAGTACAGATGCTGcattatatatatatatatatatatatgtacataAGAGGAGCAGAAACGCAAAGCATGGCTTCCACTGGTCCCACCACGATGCTCCGTTTCGTCCCCTCCAAAATTATTCTCattttccttttttcccGTGTTGCTTTTCCCTGCTTCATATGCGCGgccaccttttttttctcctttctttgtgtgtgtttgctgGCACGGTTGCCGCTCGTGGTTTTGGGAAGGAGGCTTTGCTAGAATGTGGTCGTAGTAAACTGGCGCGCTGTGCACCCCCACCTTTGTTCCCTCCCTTCACATTAGcactttctttttttttgtggtttTCCTCATGGGCTGTAGTCATCTCTGTCGAATATCAGCGGGAAAACAGGCAAACAAACAGACACACTAAAGGACACCAACAAGGGCAGGCCCCGTCTCCGTCGATTGCAACAGGCCACGCGCAGGGGTGAGATCAGGCCAACTCTAGAGGCACACAAGGTTGCGACTCCGACAGGTGCTGTGTTGCTTGCGCATGTAGGCCTTGAGCCGAGTGCCTCAGAGGGGCTTGTTGCTTCATATCAACGAGCGTGTTGCAGTGATACCTGTGCGTTGAAAGACGGGTTTCTGCTGCACCCTACATGTTTTTTTCCCCTTTCGTGTGCTGCATATGCTGTCTCTGCCTCTCATCAAACCGGGAGACGCTCGATCAGAGCAGGGGAGAGCGGGATAAAAGAAAGCGGAAAGAGCACAGCGCACCATGCAACGTTGGTGGGTCATTGTATGTCTACTCTCCCCCTCATCCTCTCCTCGACCTTACGGCTTTCTTGTTTCGCTTGCCTTTTCCGGCTtgtttttcctcttcctcgttcTGCGGTTATGGTCCGCCATGTCTTTTGCTCCCGCCGAGCAAAAAAGAGGGCAAGCGATGAGAGGCGCGGATCTCTCTTTGTTTCAATccttttctccctcctccgaTGACGTATAGTTCTATATGTATATTGTATCGTCtatatgttttttttttttccatttCCTCGTGGTTCCTCGGTATCCTTCATTCAACTGCGTCACCTGCAGAAGATTGtattgctgctgatgctgcctCTTTTTCTTGCATCTCTGGTAAGCCTTGCTTGCACAAGTGCGAGAGtgatgccggcggcaccaTCGCCCATTGAATACGCGAGCACCACAACAGCACCGCATGCTGCGCTCAGCTCTGAGACCTTTCAAATGATTCTGCTAGCTGCTAGTGTGACGGCCCTAATCTAGTGGCAGCCTCACGTCCTCACGGCACTCCCACCGACCACCGAGGAACTAGTGAAGAGCATGGCCGTCGTTGCCGATTCGAGGGCGGAGCGCTTGCCATGCGCCGATGTGGCGAAGCACAACACGAAGGCGAACCACTGACTTGCGATGCACAACCTCGTGCTGGATGTACCGAGGCACATGCCGCTCCACCCCAGCGGCAAGCGCATCATCTTTGACTACGCCGGCGAGGACTCGGTGAGGGGGTTCTACGTGGCTCACGGCTTGAATGAAATGGAGGCTTGCGCCCCAAGTCGATTATTCGCGTACTGTCGCACtagaggaggcggcggcggcggcggcgacctcATAGGAATtctcacgcacacataaaCTACAAATCCATCATGCTGATACCTTGCCCACTTGGTGCTTGCTATGAGTCTCTCTCCGGTgaagcgccgccacccgcgCACGCAAAGCCATCAAGCAGCAGACGTAGCAACATGCATACAGACAGCTACGgaccctcctcccctcccccttcgcctTGTCTCAAATAGCAGCTCGTGTCTCTCATGGCTTTTTATTTGTGTCGTTAGTTCGgcttctgtgcgtgtgtctctgtgcttGCGCGATTAACTACCGTCATCGCGCCAACGTTTCTGCGCGCGCTtgcatatatgcatgtgtgcgggATGAGCTCTTCAACTGTGGTGTGCATCCCAACGAACGGTGTGGGCAatgtgtgtgggagggggggggggcacgaAAATACTCACAGAAGCGAACAATACAGAAAAGAGTGGGAGAGTGCCACGCAGTTtgctccctcctctctccgctctcctttttcctgcttctcttctctcatTACCAACTCTCTTGTTCATTTTACTCTGCGGAAAAGAGTAAGCAAGAgccctttcccctccctccctccctccctcacaaagaaaaaagaaaatggaTCCTTCAGTGTCAGACATGAGACGCACTCATCATCTCTgcttcgtctctctctgtctgcctctccctctcagtGCGACGGGGAGTGACATGGTGGTGCCTCTGATTGTGGTGAAAGGCTCACTAGCCTTTTCGATCCTCTCCCGCGTTTTCTCTCCGAATTCGTGCAAAAGAGAAtgaggaggaagaaagaAGGAGGTACTTAGGAGCATacccaccctctccctccccctcctccccccgcacacacacggggtACTTTAGTGCAGTGGGTCTCTCTGCCCATTTTTCTTCCCAacttcctcctctttttcatCCTTATCCTTCtcgtacatatatatgcataAATGTGTCCGCCCCTTCGTAGTGCCAGCTAGccgttgtgcgtgtgtgctcctgTTCACGTGGGCATATTCgttgccccctcccacaGGTTCCTTCACACACTCAATATAAGACTTGTCCAGGCATCCTTCATTGtgctccccaccccctccctcttcttcctcgctgGCGAGTCGCCCGACGGTGAGACGTTCAGTGACGTTGTCGGACGACCCCTAGGCCGGAAGTCACGGAgtgacccccctccctttccacacacacacacacacacacgcacacacgcccgccTGTCCCGTTCAAACACATCAAAAGCCAagcgaaaaagagagagTACGGTCCGTTAGCAGGCAGCTCGTAACTGCCCCACTGGACACACGGTGCATACGCACATCTCACTCGTGTCTCTCGACCCCTCTCCGTATcatctctcgctcgctctcccaCTTTTTTGTCTGGTTTTCCGCATTTCGGTTTGGCTGTAGACACGCGAAGAGCACCACACGTTGTtggctgttgctgcgccggGGGTGAAGAAGCAGACAGAAGCATTGGCCATCTTCATCCATCCGTCTCCTCATCAGCGACACTGTCGCTGCAATCTTCTTTTTCCTGTTGCCTTTTCCCACCTGCGAAACATCTCTcactctgtgcg contains:
- a CDS encoding cytochrome b5-like protein encodes the protein MHNLVLDVPRHMPLHPSGKRIIFDYAGEDSVRGFYVAHGLNEMEACAPSRLFAYCRTRGGGGGGGDLIGILTHT
- a CDS encoding phosphoacetylglucosamine mutase-like protein, which encodes MELEQTATSNPHAIFTSMFFNQLKRIIDSEFPLRHDPVKSPLTYGTAGFRFKAELLPPVAARVSMIAALRSVYCQGKRAAEGYSVPCTVGIMITASHNPYVDNGFKIIDVDGGMLAESWEKWCTRAANASSGSDLERVMMDCLAHDPRVFQPKQYSYCQVHFSRDTRPSGEEIVNAGLRTLHLLRNTTARSYPPVSTPCMHFAIAKANELGLADESLSPSYYNELLAGFEEMYRFASPGSQSSEKQGNPQQLVVDCANGIGSLTVKELINASRQQSDFVALATFFELHQVDCNCQDETVLNSKCGADYAKQHATPSAAMSAWPSTCPPGVNPIATHFYSLDGDADRVVAFLYDPKRDSKWVLLDGDRMSILYAMLLHKWLGEEQMRALDVAVVQTAYANGASTEFLEKQLHMQVHTSATGVKNLHPIAHAHDVGIYFEANGHGTVLLSEKVLTGAASTGPEKAALFAAMRRLMSQYCGDAIADMLMCEVALKALNLTFQDWADLYADRPCKQIKVTVAHRGRITNTPDERRALSPAGMQDEIDAAVSLALSRCEAARAFVRPSGTEPVVRVYAEATDPSVCESLSAEVAKIVEAYCS